From Deinococcus wulumuqiensis R12, one genomic window encodes:
- a CDS encoding ABC transporter permease, which translates to MPRSAASPRLPPLALLLGGVLTLFLILPVLVLLTRGLTAEFWPALASPAVQGALRVSLLTTGATLLLLVLLVTPVAWLLARFDFRGKAVLETLLDLPIVLPPVVAGAGLLLTFGRGGLLGAPLELAGVQLAFSPAAVVLAQLFVSAPFYLRTARAGFQAVDRDAEAAARTDGASDGQVFRLITWPLAFPFLVEGLVLAWARALGEFGATILFAGSLQGQTRTVTLAIYAALESDLAPALVLSAVMVLVAFGLLLLVRSVARRREQG; encoded by the coding sequence CCGCTCCGCCGCGTCTCCCCGGTTGCCCCCCCTGGCCCTGCTGCTGGGGGGCGTGCTGACCCTGTTTCTGATCTTGCCGGTGCTGGTGCTGCTCACGCGGGGCCTGACGGCGGAGTTCTGGCCTGCGCTGGCAAGCCCCGCTGTGCAAGGCGCCCTGCGCGTGAGCCTGCTGACCACCGGGGCCACGCTGCTGCTGCTGGTGCTGCTGGTCACGCCGGTGGCGTGGCTGCTGGCGCGGTTCGATTTTCGCGGCAAAGCGGTGCTCGAAACCCTGCTCGACCTGCCCATCGTGCTGCCTCCGGTGGTGGCGGGGGCCGGGCTGCTGCTCACCTTCGGGCGGGGCGGACTGCTGGGGGCGCCGCTGGAACTGGCGGGCGTGCAACTGGCGTTTTCCCCGGCGGCGGTGGTGCTGGCGCAACTGTTCGTGTCGGCGCCCTTTTACCTGCGCACCGCCCGCGCCGGGTTTCAGGCGGTGGACCGCGACGCCGAAGCCGCTGCCCGCACCGACGGCGCAAGCGACGGCCAGGTCTTCCGGCTGATCACCTGGCCGCTGGCGTTTCCTTTTCTGGTGGAAGGGCTGGTGCTGGCCTGGGCCAGAGCGCTGGGCGAATTCGGCGCCACCATCCTGTTTGCCGGGTCGCTTCAGGGGCAGACCCGCACCGTCACGCTGGCGATCTACGCCGCCCTGGAATCGGACCTCGCGCCCGCGCTGGTGCTGAGCGCGGTGATGGTGCTGGTGGCCTTCGGTCTGCTGCTGCTGGTCCGCAGCGTCGCCCGGCGGCGCGAACAGGGGTGA
- a CDS encoding transposase, with product MNILPVLLSLAAVPAHQYNFLNLLLPLWLAIPGRINARSFSRYSGWNERTLRRYFQAALPWHALHLTLVKLLVRCKAIVPRFILVMDASFIPKSGTKTSGLGAFWNSCAGRSETGLELSCIALMTWFGHHCFPISIRQTRPKKEKADRLTQYLDQLRALFRPHRAWLKEFAPILVADGQYAKKPFFDLCRAEGIAFVTKLAVNANVLMPFTGEHPKKRGRKQKWENS from the coding sequence TCTGAATCTCCTCCTCCCGCTCTGGCTTGCCATTCCCGGGCGGATCAATGCCAGAAGTTTCAGCCGCTACAGCGGCTGGAACGAGCGCACCTTGCGCCGATACTTTCAAGCGGCCTTGCCCTGGCATGCATTGCACTTGACACTGGTCAAACTGCTGGTGCGCTGTAAAGCCATTGTTCCACGCTTCATTCTCGTGATGGACGCCAGTTTCATCCCCAAATCAGGCACCAAGACCTCGGGTCTTGGTGCCTTTTGGAATAGTTGTGCTGGACGTTCAGAAACCGGGCTGGAACTCTCCTGCATTGCCTTGATGACGTGGTTCGGTCATCACTGTTTTCCGATCAGCATTCGTCAAACGCGTCCCAAAAAGGAAAAAGCTGACCGTCTGACACAGTACCTTGATCAACTTCGGGCGCTGTTCAGACCCCACCGGGCTTGGCTCAAGGAATTTGCACCCATCCTGGTGGCCGATGGTCAGTATGCCAAGAAGCCGTTCTTTGACCTGTGTCGAGCCGAAGGGATCGCCTTCGTCACCAAACTTGCCGTGAATGCCAATGTGTTGATGCCCTTCACGGGAGAACACCCAAAGAAGCGTGGAAGAAAACAAAAGTGGGAGAACTCATGA
- a CDS encoding transposase, whose translation MVTQDRKARPRRAYWDYSLNATHEEKKVDFVDFAGWISVPGAAKEQVWTHVVWAPHFQCFFRVVVIQNLDKAGKVLGRVVLASTDTSMPAEQIRALYSARFQLEFVFRDAKQHAALTTCQLRSKKGLQNHWNAAFLSVSLARAEQLLRFTAWTGRPAKEITFSMEDAKRRAFNLLFAKRILANLGLEQRFDELQNHPSRPLDLGVKAA comes from the coding sequence TTGGTCACGCAAGACAGAAAAGCACGTCCCAGACGTGCTTATTGGGACTATTCACTCAATGCAACTCATGAGGAGAAAAAAGTGGACTTTGTGGATTTCGCCGGTTGGATCAGCGTTCCAGGTGCGGCAAAGGAGCAGGTTTGGACTCATGTGGTGTGGGCACCCCATTTTCAATGCTTTTTTCGGGTCGTGGTCATCCAAAACCTCGATAAGGCTGGCAAAGTTCTGGGGCGCGTCGTCCTGGCAAGCACCGATACCAGCATGCCAGCCGAGCAAATCCGGGCGCTCTACAGCGCCCGGTTCCAACTTGAGTTCGTCTTTCGTGATGCCAAACAGCACGCCGCGCTGACCACCTGCCAACTGCGCTCCAAAAAAGGCTTGCAAAATCACTGGAATGCCGCCTTTCTGAGCGTGAGTTTGGCAAGGGCGGAGCAACTGCTCCGCTTCACGGCTTGGACGGGGCGGCCTGCGAAGGAGATCACCTTCTCAATGGAGGATGCCAAACGCCGGGCGTTTAACCTCCTTTTCGCCAAGCGAATACTGGCGAATCTAGGTCTGGAGCAGCGTTTTGATGAATTGCAAAATCATCCGTCCAGGCCGCTTGACCTGGGCGTCAAAGCCGCTTGA
- a CDS encoding transposase: MTKKKNSLPDVQEFYRALEAELTPTKWRTFEGTLSMFLEGGSRKQLRQVKTCSPSTVSRLLNTVNTQPLEKERLRFQVKALRAAYDRLRGQKPWLVIRVDLTSIEKTGTRLPYTRTYNGVFGLHLVVIHVSIGKLSFPMGHAIYDPAQEETPIQLALKLIRRFHPYLWGDLPQFLVMDSGFYSADALDLLRWWGFEHISIGGRSNLLLADGRQLKEAGRGECVELAGLPGVPLYVSWVDLPRNDGMKRFYVLDTQPGTARTLTRRHKRRWLIESFFKSAKHDFGLKETRLRTETGIDNWIFLVWLSISLALYQQFRAGMTGGQRPAWCLTLREAGEEVRLVLMPHVVRRTLLAALHRLDAAEMALLSAKTGQAA, from the coding sequence GTGACCAAAAAGAAAAACTCGCTCCCAGACGTACAGGAATTCTACCGCGCCCTGGAGGCCGAATTGACCCCGACGAAATGGCGCACGTTCGAGGGCACCTTGAGCATGTTTCTCGAAGGGGGAAGTCGCAAGCAACTCCGTCAGGTCAAGACCTGCTCACCCAGCACTGTCAGCCGACTGCTCAATACGGTGAACACCCAACCACTGGAAAAAGAGCGTCTGCGATTCCAAGTGAAGGCTCTCCGTGCTGCTTATGACCGTCTGCGTGGTCAAAAACCCTGGTTGGTGATTCGGGTGGACCTGACCAGCATTGAGAAAACGGGAACGCGCCTCCCGTACACGCGAACCTACAACGGTGTGTTCGGTCTCCATCTCGTCGTCATCCACGTCAGCATCGGAAAGCTCAGCTTTCCGATGGGCCACGCCATCTATGACCCAGCACAGGAAGAAACACCGATCCAGTTGGCCCTGAAGCTCATCCGGCGCTTTCACCCCTATCTCTGGGGAGATCTCCCTCAGTTCCTGGTGATGGATTCGGGCTTCTACAGCGCAGATGCACTGGATTTGCTGCGTTGGTGGGGGTTTGAGCACATCAGTATCGGTGGCCGGTCTAACCTCCTCTTGGCTGATGGTCGTCAACTCAAGGAGGCAGGGCGCGGCGAATGTGTTGAACTGGCCGGTTTACCGGGGGTGCCCCTCTATGTGTCCTGGGTGGACTTGCCGCGCAACGATGGGATGAAGCGTTTCTATGTGCTGGATACGCAACCGGGAACGGCGCGAACACTGACCAGACGCCACAAAAGACGGTGGCTCATCGAGTCTTTCTTCAAATCGGCCAAGCATGACTTTGGACTAAAGGAAACCCGTCTCCGAACGGAGACGGGCATCGACAATTGGATCTTTCTCGTGTGGCTTAGCATTTCTCTGGCCCTCTACCAGCAATTCAGGGCAGGGATGACAGGGGGGCAGCGCCCAGCCTGGTGCCTGACCCTGAGGGAAGCAGGGGAGGAAGTCCGCCTCGTCCTCATGCCGCACGTCGTCCGTCGTACGCTTCTTGCGGCCCTTCACCGCCTGGATGCTGCTGAAATGGCGTTGCTGTCAGCAAAAACTGGGCAGGCTGCATAA